The following nucleotide sequence is from Alkalihalobacillus sp. LMS39.
TGTAACAAAATCATATTTCTTTCCTTCCTGACTAATAATAGTACGTGTATTTTTAAAATTAAGGATAAATTAAGTGTATCGCATTCCTAACTATTCAACAACTTCATGAACACATGACGTAATCGATTGCAGTCGAGAAAAAATGGTGTACAATATGAGTAGGTATCTTGTACCCAAATTCACAATAGGAAGCGGAAGATGGAGGCGTCTTATATGGAGCAGACAAAAATTCCACAAGCGACAGCCAAACGGCTACCATTGTATTATCGATTTTTAGAAAATCTCCATGCTTCTGGAAAACAGCGGGTGTCCTCATCTGAGTTAAGTGAAGCGGTAAAAGTAGATTCCGCCACAATACGGAGAGATTTTTCTTATTTTGGTGCCCTTGGCAAAAAGGGTTACGGTTACAATGTCAATTATTTGCTTACGTTCTTTCGGAAAACATTAGATCAAGATGAAACGACAAAAGTATTTTTAATTGGAGTCGGAAATCTTGGCACAGCGTTTTTACATTATAATTTTTCAAAAAATAACAATACGAAAATTGTAATGGCGTTTGATGTTGATGAAGAAAAAGTTGGTTCACAAATTGGTAATGTGCCGATCTATCATTTAGATGAGTTTGAAGAGAGGATGGACCCAGAAGTGACCGTCGCTATCTTAACGGTTCCCTCACAAGTTGCACAAAAAATTGCAGACCGTCTCGTTTCGGTTGGGATAAAGGGAATCTTAAATTTTACTCCAGCTCGATTAACGGTACCAGACCATGTGCGTGTTCATCATATTGATTTGTCCATTGAGCTACAAGCGTTAACGTATTTCTTAAAACATTATCCAGCGGAATAAAAAAGATGAAATAAGAGGAGGTGTTTCGAATGGGACCACTTGGTGGAGGAAGTCTAGTATTAATCGCGATTGTTGCGTTACTCATATTCGGACCGAAAAAGTTACCTGAATTAGGAAAAGCAGCAGGGAACACTTTACGCGAATTTAAAAACGCGACAAAAGGGTTAGCTGATGATGAAGAAGCAAACAAGAAAAATAATGATGAGAAACAACAATAGTTAGGAATGAAGGAATCATGGAACAAAGGGAAATGTCATTATTTGACCATATTGGCGAACTAAGAAAACGGGTTATTATTATCCTGATTTTCTTTTTCGTCGCCATGATTGGTGGAATGTTTTTGGCCAAGCCACTTATTATGTATTTACAAAGTGCTCCTGAAGCTCAAGAACTACCAATGAATGCCTTTAAATTAACCGATCCGATTCGAATTTATATGACATTCGCCTTTGCAAGTGCCGTTCTCCTTGTTTTCCCTGTGATTTTGTATCAGCTTTGGGCATTTATTAGCCCTGGCTTACATGAAAAGGAACGAAGGGTGACATTGTCATACATCCCTATTTCGTTCTTTTTGTTTCTGTTAGGGATTTCGTTTTCCTACTTTATCTTGTTTCCGTTTATCATTCAGTTTATGGGTCGGCTAGCGGAGCAATTAAACATTACAGAACAGTATGGAATCAATGAGTACTTTTCATTTTTATTTCAAATTACATTACCTTTTGGATTTTTGTTTCAATTGCCTGTCGTTGTTATGTTTTTAACACGATTAGGAATTGTTACACCAAAGTTTCTGTCTCAAGTTCGAAGGTATGCCTATTTTGTTTTGCTTGTCATCGCGGGTTTTATTACACCGCCAGAGTTAATCTCTCATTTACTCGTGACTGTTCCGTTATTGCTGTTATATGAGTTTAGTATTTGGATTTCATACATTGCGTATCGGAAAGCGAAAAAAGCAGAGGCAGCGCTAGAAAAACAAGAAAATGATTCATCGGTTCAATAATTAAAAAAGAAAAGGTTCAAATCCAATCGTGGGTTTGAACCTTTTCTTTTTTTAGAATATAAGAAAGCATAAAATTTAACGGGTTAGCGATTTTGTTGTTTATGGTAAGTAAGCGGCCATGAAAACCGTTATCTGTGAACAATGCTAGCTTTTGGAACGTTGGTGGACACAGGAGCAGTTAATTATACTATATCGCTAGGAATAGCGTTGCTTTTGTGTGAATAAGCGCTTCTGTGGCCGCTAAAAAACGGAAAACCGTATCATGTTCACAAATAACGGCTGCTCTGACCGCAAAAGTGAGAAATATTTGTGGATGTGAAACCGAAAGCAAATAAGTACCCTTTTTCCATGAGAACATGATATGATAGTAACTATATATTTCGTGTTTCGAAGGATTGAATTTAAAGGAAAAGTAAGGTGAAAATATGAGCAAAATCCCACAAAAATGGATGGTTGTTCTTTCAGTATTAATCGGTTCGTTTACTATGATTTTAAATAACAGTATGTTAAATCCTGCAGTTCCTCAGTTAATGACTGTGTTTGAAGCTGATGCGGTGTCAACGGGATGGGTCATTACGATTTTTATGGTTACAATGGGGATGACCATGCCTCTGACTGGATTTATGGGTGATAAATGGGGGAAAAAGCGACTTTATTTAATTGGCTTAACCATCTTTGTTGTCGGTTCGATATTAGGATCGCTTTCTTGGAATTTATCTTCTCTTATCTTTTTCCGCGGCCTACAAGGAGTTGGTGGCGGAATTATGATGCCGTTATCGATGGCCCTTATTTTCGAAGTATTCCCGAAAAAGGAACGTGGCCTAGCAACAGGGGTATGGGGAATTTCCGCGATGATGGCCCCAACGATAGGACCAACATTAGGAGGAGTATTAATCGAAACGGCCAGCTGGCATTATTTATTTCTATGTAATGTTCCCGTTGGTATTCTAGGCATTGTGTTTGCCGCTAAGTATTTAAAAGAAACGAAGAAAAACGAAAAGATTGTGTTTGACCGGTTAGGATTTATTGCGGTTACATTCGGTGTGGGCTTGATTTTACTAGCTTTAGCAAGAACATCGACATTTGAGCATTTAACAAATCCAATAAATATCGCTCTTTTTATTATCGGTTGCCTTAGTTTGTATTGGTTTGTTCGGATTGAAAATCGGACAGAGCAGCCATTGCTCGATTTATCGATTTTTAAAGTTTCAACGTACACGATGAGCGTGATTATTTCGGGGATTACATCGATTGGGTTATTTGGGAGTATCTTTTTAATTCCGTTATTGCTTCAAAATGTGTATGGGTATAACGCCATTGTCACTGGACTTGTCTTTTTACCGTCGGCGTTATTAACAGGTGTGTTTATGACAGTTGGTGGACGGATTCTTGACCGAAAAGGAGCAGCTGGTGTTGTGACAATCGGGCTTATCATTATTACGATTTCAACTTTTATGTTAGGTTTTCTAAGTCTTGAGACATCGGTTTGGTTTATTGTTCTTGTCATGGTGATTAGAGGAATTGGAATGGGACTATCGAGTATGCCTGCAACTACAGCGGGGATGAATTCGATTCCAGAAAATATTGTTTCGCGAGGATCGGCGATGAACAATGTATTAAGGCAAATGAGCTCCTCCTTAGGAATTGTGTTTATTTCTATTTATTTTGAGGTGAGACGAACCCAATTGTTTGCGACAACAGAAACGATGGAAGTCGCGAACTTACAAGCGATTAACGAAGGGTTTATCGTGTTAGGCGTATTAACCGCCATTACTATTCCAGCAGGGTATTTTCTTCGAACGAAAAAAATCGAAGAAAACAAAAAAACAAAACAAGTATCGTAACCGCCTTTTATGAGGCGGTTTTTTTAAAAGATAAGAAAAACATTGGTATAGCAATGAAGCTTTGAAAGCTTATTCTAGAAAAGATGCTACGCGTTTTTATTCTACGACTTTAGATGGAGGAAGAAACGTCAAGAGTGAGACTAGATGAGTAGAAACGATTCAATCCAATAGCAGATGGAACGATTGCCATATTCTTCTAAGATAAAGAAGAAGACAAAGAAAAAAGGAGATGGGCGAGATGCATCATTTCGGAATGGAATCAAAAATCATTGAGCATAAACGGAAAGTTGAAAAGATAAATCATGAAGCTTGGAAGTATCAAAAGGAAGGAATGAAGCAAAGAAAACAGACTGATATTGACAATGATGAAAAAAAACAAAGAGAAGTTATAAATGTCTTTTCGGCATTGCGAAACTTATGGTAAGTTCATTATAAGGTAGATAGAGACGGGGGATAAGATGAAAGACGTATCGAGAGAAGACCGGATTGAACGGTTACGAACATTAAAAACGATTGCTGAAACGTTAAATGAATGTCAACATTTAGAAGAAATGCTTCAAGCGGTTTTAGTCGCTTTACTTCAAGTGACGAAGTTTGAAGCCGGATGGATCTATTTATTCCATGAAAAAAAACAGTATGAGCTTACAGCGAGCCATAATGTTCCACCAGGATTAAGTTGGAACGACAATAAGCCATTATGCCATGGAGGATGTTGGTGTCATGACCAATTCCGGAATGGAAAAATAGAAAAGGCAATTAATATAATTGAATGCCAACGAATTGAAAATGCCATCATGCAAAAATGGGGCGATACAAAAGGAATAACACATCATGCCACAGTGCCATTACAAGCTGGTGAAGAACAGTTTGGTTTATTAAATATTTCCTCCCCTCACCAAGATTGGTTTAGTGATGAAGAACTTGCCTTGTTAGAAGCGGTTGCCTTACAGATAGGGACAGCGATTAAACGAGTGAAATTATATGAAGCGGAACAAAAACGAGCTGAATTATATGAAAAGCTTGGCAAAGTTAGTGTCGCCATAAATTCAAGCCATGAAGAACAAATTCAATTAAAAGACTTTCTGACAAAAGAGATTCAATCAGTATTTGGTTGGAAAGAAGTTGTAATCGAATTAGGTGAAGAAAATGAGAGGGAACTTGAGAATCCGTTCAAAGCCTTGTTTTCTGTAGGAAAAACAAAAGGGGTACTCCTTGTTAAACACAATCATCTTGATGACATCGATCAGATGATTATTCAAGAGCTTGCTAATCACGCGGCCATTGCCATTGAAAATGAAAGAATTGCAATGGAAACAAAGGAGCTTACTGTGTTACAAGAGAGAAATCGCTTAGCACGTGATTTGCATGATTCGGTTAACCAGCTCTTATTCTCGTTATCTTTAACTGCTAAAGGTGTAGCAAAAAAAGTACAGGACCCGAAGCTACAACCTTCGTTACAATATATTCAAGAGCTTTCACAAGAAGCATTAAAAGAGATGAGAGCTCTTATATGGCAACTTCGTCCTTCTGGATTAGAAAATGGTCTTGTTAGTGCTCTGCAATCCTATGCTTTTTTGCAACAGCTCACAATGGAAGTAGAGATAAAGGGGATTGTTGATTTGCCGAGTTCAGTTGAAGAATGTTTGTGGAGGGTCGGGCAAGAGTCGATAAACAATTGCAAGAAGCATGCAAATACAAACAAATTATTTCTCACAGTGGAAATGAAAGAAAGCCAAGTGTACGTGACAATTCAAGATTATGGTAGAGGGTTTGATAGTACACTGATTCAATCGGGAAGTGCCTTTGGCTTAACAGGAATGAAAGAGCGTGTTGAAACAATTGGTGGCACGATGACAATCACAAGTGAGCTGAATAAAGGCACAATAATCGAAATTATATTACCGATTCAATAAAGGAGAGATTTGGGTGAAAATGAAAGTATTGATTGTAGATGACCATCATGTTGTTCGGCGTGGGTTGCGTTTTTTTCTTGAAACTCAAGATGATATTGATGTTGTGGGAGAAGCAGAAAACGGGGCGATCGCAATTGAAAGGATAATGGAATATAATCCGGATGTCGTTTTAATGGACTTAGCCATGCCGGTAATGGATGGTATAGAAGCGATGAAGAAAATTAAAGAGCTGGCGTTACCTACAAAAGTCATCATACTAACGAGTTTTTCTGACCAAGACCATGCGATCCCAGCCATTAAAGCAGGCGCTGTTGGTTACCAGCTGAAAGACATTGACCCGGATGAATTAGTTCGCTCAATTCGAGCTGTATTTTGCGGTGAAAGCCAAATTCATCCGAAAATTACATCCCATTTGCTCACTCATGTTACAGGAAAAACAGAAGAAAAAAATCTCTTGGCGTCGTTAACACCAAGAGAAAAAGAAGTATTAAAAGAAATTCTAAATGGCAAAAGCAATAAAGAAATTGCTGATTGTTTAGTGATTACAGAGAAAACCGTAAAAACGCATGTATCCAATGTATTAAGTAAATTAGAAGTAGCGGACCGAACACAAGCAGCTCTTTACGCGATTAAACACGAGTTAAAATGAACTAGCATTGTCTGGATTTTGTAATTGAGCTTTCGAGCGTTTTTCGCCAAGATGTAAAAAGAAAAAGGCAATAAAAACAAAAAATGCAGCAGCAAAAAACAAACTACTATGACCGGCAAAGTCCATGAAGGAACCAAGAATAACCGGGGCAACAATGGCAGACGACATTGAAAATAAATAATAAAGTCCGGTTAACAGTCCAATTTGTTTCCGGCCACCTAAATCACTTACTAATGCATACGCTTGTACGTTAATACAAGCCCAGGAGAAACCTGCAAATAATAAAACAATTCGTAACAGAAGCAAGTCTTCAATAAATGGGATGAGAATGAAAAAGAAAGGAAGTAATACAACTCCAATTTTCATTAACGTTGTTTTCCCAAAACGAGTGCCTAATAAACCAGCGGGAATAGCAAAAAGTACAAAGGCTAAACTGAAAAAGCCAAGTGTTATCCCAGCTTGTCCTCCCGTCATGCCAAGTTGCTCTGTTGCATAAATTGAAAATAACGCCTCGACACCGGTATATCCGATAAAGTATAGAAATATCGCAATTAAAATAAACAAAGCACCACGATTTTTCGCTAAAAATAACTTTCCAATCCCATTTCGTAAGACTCCTCGAGCTTGAGTTTCTTCATTTTGGTCATTCGATGTTTCAACATACGGTGGTTTTCTGTCAGCCGCCCGAAATAAAAACAAAAAGGCAAAAATTAATAAAATTCCGGCGGTTAAAAAAGGTAAATACGTTTCTCGATCAAATAGAGGACCTAATAAAAATAAGGCAATAATCGCTCCGATTCCACCCATAAAGTTAATGACTCCATTTGCAGTAGACCGTTTTTCTGGTGGGGTATGATCAGGCATTAACGAAATAACTGGAGCGCGATATATCGTCATCGCTAATAAAAAGATAATATCAATCGCTAATAGGACAAATAATCCAATGCCGGACATAAAAGGAAGCAGAACAAATGTAATCGCTGCTAGCGGCATTCCGATGACGATAAAAGGCAACCGCTGTCCAAGTGGAGATTTAATGCGGTCAGACCATGCGCCAATGACAGGAATGAGCAACACTGCCAATAAATTATCTAACCCCATAATGGCTCCACGAATGGCTGCACTGTCAATGTGTTCACCTAGTATTAAAGGCATAAACGTATTATAAATGGTCCAAACAAGCGTAATGGCAAAAAATCCACTACCAATTGCTGCGATTTTAATATAAGAAAAAGAAGATGATGTCATATATGGGCCTCCGTAATTGTAGTTACAACAATATTCGTTGTTGGAATAGGAGTTTCCTTTTAATTTACAAAAAGCATACAATATCTTTATAAAAATATAAAAAGCGTACCGTTTTTTGAAAGAACAATAACGGTACGCTTTTTTCAAAAGATAAGAAAAAATGCAGCGAAGCTTAGAAAGCTTATTCAAGAAGAGCGAAGGCTGCGCACCTGCGCGTTTCACCCCAAGAAGAACACTTGGGGTTCACTTCAAAAGCAGGCAGGGCTCCGCACTTCGCTTGAAAGAAAAGACGCTACGCGTTTTTCTTATTTTGATTGGCTAGTAGGTGGTCGTGTTCGAAAATAACGGATGGCAATCATAATATCCATTGCAGCTACACCGATAAACAAGTATGCAAGACCAACCCAACCATCTGTTGTTACTCGATGTACGGCTAATACAATAAACAAAAACCCAATGAAAAGATAAACAAATCCCATAAAAACAATGGAAGATTGCTTCATAAAAATCCTCCTATAAATTGTTGCATTTGTTGCATTTGTTCAAGTTGTCTTTGAAGTTCCTCTATTTGTTCACCGAACACGACACGGGTGATGGAAACAAAAGAATTCATCGCCACATGCGCGACAATAGGAACGAGAATTCGTTTTGTTTTTACATATAAAAACGCAAACGTATAGCCCATGGCCATATAAATGAGCAAATGTGTAAAGTCTAAATGAACAGCTGCAAAAATTAATGAACTAATTGTTGCTGAAATAAAGAAGTTAAACCGTTTATAAAGAGAGCCAAAAATAATTAACCGGAAAACAATCTCTTCTAAAATTGGACCAATGACGGATATGACAATAATTAAGTAAGGAGTTGATTTTGCTAGTTCAATAATACGTTCGGTATTTTCAGAACCAGGTTCAATTCCTAATAACGTCATTTCAATGATGACGGCGACATACTGTGCAGCAAACGCCATGAATACCCCTATGATGCTCCATAAAACAGCCTCGAGTTTTGTTGAGCGATTTCTAACGAGATGACGTTCTGTAATGTCTTTTCGTAGAAGAAAGATCGTGATAATTAAAGCCGTTGTAAAACTAAACATAAACCAAATACCAGGAATCTGTTCT
It contains:
- the tatC gene encoding twin-arginine translocase subunit TatC, which gives rise to MEQREMSLFDHIGELRKRVIIILIFFFVAMIGGMFLAKPLIMYLQSAPEAQELPMNAFKLTDPIRIYMTFAFASAVLLVFPVILYQLWAFISPGLHEKERRVTLSYIPISFFLFLLGISFSYFILFPFIIQFMGRLAEQLNITEQYGINEYFSFLFQITLPFGFLFQLPVVVMFLTRLGIVTPKFLSQVRRYAYFVLLVIAGFITPPELISHLLVTVPLLLLYEFSIWISYIAYRKAKKAEAALEKQENDSSVQ
- a CDS encoding twin-arginine translocase TatA/TatE family subunit, whose amino-acid sequence is MGPLGGGSLVLIAIVALLIFGPKKLPELGKAAGNTLREFKNATKGLADDEEANKKNNDEKQQ
- a CDS encoding type II CAAX endopeptidase family protein, whose product is MEKRYWWVLLTYVLMQFSAFIAVPLLILLEVPREQIPGIWFMFSFTTALIITIFLLRKDITERHLVRNRSTKLEAVLWSIIGVFMAFAAQYVAVIIEMTLLGIEPGSENTERIIELAKSTPYLIIVISVIGPILEEIVFRLIIFGSLYKRFNFFISATISSLIFAAVHLDFTHLLIYMAMGYTFAFLYVKTKRILVPIVAHVAMNSFVSITRVVFGEQIEELQRQLEQMQQMQQFIGGFL
- a CDS encoding redox-sensing transcriptional repressor Rex, whose translation is MEQTKIPQATAKRLPLYYRFLENLHASGKQRVSSSELSEAVKVDSATIRRDFSYFGALGKKGYGYNVNYLLTFFRKTLDQDETTKVFLIGVGNLGTAFLHYNFSKNNNTKIVMAFDVDEEKVGSQIGNVPIYHLDEFEERMDPEVTVAILTVPSQVAQKIADRLVSVGIKGILNFTPARLTVPDHVRVHHIDLSIELQALTYFLKHYPAE
- a CDS encoding YdiK family protein is translated as MKQSSIVFMGFVYLFIGFLFIVLAVHRVTTDGWVGLAYLFIGVAAMDIMIAIRYFRTRPPTSQSK
- a CDS encoding MDR family MFS transporter gives rise to the protein MSKIPQKWMVVLSVLIGSFTMILNNSMLNPAVPQLMTVFEADAVSTGWVITIFMVTMGMTMPLTGFMGDKWGKKRLYLIGLTIFVVGSILGSLSWNLSSLIFFRGLQGVGGGIMMPLSMALIFEVFPKKERGLATGVWGISAMMAPTIGPTLGGVLIETASWHYLFLCNVPVGILGIVFAAKYLKETKKNEKIVFDRLGFIAVTFGVGLILLALARTSTFEHLTNPINIALFIIGCLSLYWFVRIENRTEQPLLDLSIFKVSTYTMSVIISGITSIGLFGSIFLIPLLLQNVYGYNAIVTGLVFLPSALLTGVFMTVGGRILDRKGAAGVVTIGLIIITISTFMLGFLSLETSVWFIVLVMVIRGIGMGLSSMPATTAGMNSIPENIVSRGSAMNNVLRQMSSSLGIVFISIYFEVRRTQLFATTETMEVANLQAINEGFIVLGVLTAITIPAGYFLRTKKIEENKKTKQVS
- a CDS encoding response regulator transcription factor, which codes for MKMKVLIVDDHHVVRRGLRFFLETQDDIDVVGEAENGAIAIERIMEYNPDVVLMDLAMPVMDGIEAMKKIKELALPTKVIILTSFSDQDHAIPAIKAGAVGYQLKDIDPDELVRSIRAVFCGESQIHPKITSHLLTHVTGKTEEKNLLASLTPREKEVLKEILNGKSNKEIADCLVITEKTVKTHVSNVLSKLEVADRTQAALYAIKHELK
- a CDS encoding MFS transporter → MTSSSFSYIKIAAIGSGFFAITLVWTIYNTFMPLILGEHIDSAAIRGAIMGLDNLLAVLLIPVIGAWSDRIKSPLGQRLPFIVIGMPLAAITFVLLPFMSGIGLFVLLAIDIIFLLAMTIYRAPVISLMPDHTPPEKRSTANGVINFMGGIGAIIALFLLGPLFDRETYLPFLTAGILLIFAFLFLFRAADRKPPYVETSNDQNEETQARGVLRNGIGKLFLAKNRGALFILIAIFLYFIGYTGVEALFSIYATEQLGMTGGQAGITLGFFSLAFVLFAIPAGLLGTRFGKTTLMKIGVVLLPFFFILIPFIEDLLLLRIVLLFAGFSWACINVQAYALVSDLGGRKQIGLLTGLYYLFSMSSAIVAPVILGSFMDFAGHSSLFFAAAFFVFIAFFFLHLGEKRSKAQLQNPDNASSF
- a CDS encoding GAF domain-containing sensor histidine kinase; the encoded protein is MKDVSREDRIERLRTLKTIAETLNECQHLEEMLQAVLVALLQVTKFEAGWIYLFHEKKQYELTASHNVPPGLSWNDNKPLCHGGCWCHDQFRNGKIEKAINIIECQRIENAIMQKWGDTKGITHHATVPLQAGEEQFGLLNISSPHQDWFSDEELALLEAVALQIGTAIKRVKLYEAEQKRAELYEKLGKVSVAINSSHEEQIQLKDFLTKEIQSVFGWKEVVIELGEENERELENPFKALFSVGKTKGVLLVKHNHLDDIDQMIIQELANHAAIAIENERIAMETKELTVLQERNRLARDLHDSVNQLLFSLSLTAKGVAKKVQDPKLQPSLQYIQELSQEALKEMRALIWQLRPSGLENGLVSALQSYAFLQQLTMEVEIKGIVDLPSSVEECLWRVGQESINNCKKHANTNKLFLTVEMKESQVYVTIQDYGRGFDSTLIQSGSAFGLTGMKERVETIGGTMTITSELNKGTIIEIILPIQ